GAAGGCGGTGGTCGGGGTCGTCGGGGAGACGATCACGTCCACCTGCTCGAAGGACTTCTCGAAGTCCTTCGAGATGAGCGTGCGCACCTTCTGGGCGGAGCCGTAGTACGCGTCGTAGTAGCCGGAGCTGAGCGCGTACGTGCCGAGGATGATGCGGCGCTTGACCTCGTCGCCGAAGCCGGCTTCGCGGGTCAGGGCGGTGACGTCCTCGGCGGACAGGGTGCCGTCGTCGCCGACGCGCAGGCCGTAGCGCAGGCCGTCGAAGCGGGCCAGGTTCGAGGAGGCCTCGGACGGGGCGATCAGGTAGTACGCGGCCATGGCGAGGTCGAAGGACGGGCAGTCCAGCTCGACGATCTCGGCGCCGAGTTCCTTGAGGAGCTCGACCGACTCGTTGAAGCGCTGGACGACACCGGCCTGGTAGCCCTCGCCCGCGAACTGCTTGACCACGCCGACGCGCATGCCGGCGACGGAGCCGTTGCGGGCCGCTTCGACGACGGGCGGGACCGGGGCGTCGATGGAGGTGGAGTCCATCGGGTCGTGGCCGGCGATGACCTCGTGGAGGAGCGCGGCGTCCAGGACCGTGCGGGCGCAGGGGCCGCCCTGGTCGAGGGAGGAGGAGAAGGCGACCATGCCGTAGCGGGACACCGAGCCGTACGTGGGCTTCACGCCGACGGTGGCCGTGACGGCGGCGGGCTGGCGGATGGAGCCGCCGGTGTCCGTGCCGATGGCGAGGGGCGCCTGGAAGGCCGCGAGGGCCGCGGCGGAGCCGCCGCCGGAGCCGCCGGGGATGCGGGTGAGGTCCCACGGGTTGCCGGTGGGGCCGTACGCGCTGTTCTCGGTGGAGGACCCCATGGCGAACTCGTCCATGTTGGTCTTGCCGAGGATGACGACGTCGGCTTCCTTGAGCCTGCGCGTCAAGGTGGCGTCGTAGGGCGGGATCCACCCTTCGAGCATCTTCGAGCCGACGGTGGTCGGGATGCCGACGGTCGTGAAGATGTCCTTGAGCGCGAGCGGCACGCCGGCCAGCGGGCCGAGCTTCTCGCCGCGCTCGCGCTTGGCGTCGACGGCGCGGGCCTGGGCGAGGGCGCCTTCACGGTCGACGTGGAGGAAGGCGTGGACCTTCTCGTCGGTCGCCTCGATGCGGGCCAGGTGGGCCTCGGTGACCTCGACGGCCGTGAGCTCGCCGGAGGCGATCTTC
This Streptomyces sp. NBC_00539 DNA region includes the following protein-coding sequences:
- the gatA gene encoding Asp-tRNA(Asn)/Glu-tRNA(Gln) amidotransferase subunit GatA; its protein translation is MADTVIIKLTAAETAEKIASGELTAVEVTEAHLARIEATDEKVHAFLHVDREGALAQARAVDAKRERGEKLGPLAGVPLALKDIFTTVGIPTTVGSKMLEGWIPPYDATLTRRLKEADVVILGKTNMDEFAMGSSTENSAYGPTGNPWDLTRIPGGSGGGSAAALAAFQAPLAIGTDTGGSIRQPAAVTATVGVKPTYGSVSRYGMVAFSSSLDQGGPCARTVLDAALLHEVIAGHDPMDSTSIDAPVPPVVEAARNGSVAGMRVGVVKQFAGEGYQAGVVQRFNESVELLKELGAEIVELDCPSFDLAMAAYYLIAPSEASSNLARFDGLRYGLRVGDDGTLSAEDVTALTREAGFGDEVKRRIILGTYALSSGYYDAYYGSAQKVRTLISKDFEKSFEQVDVIVSPTTPTTAFAIGERTDDPLAMYLADLCTIPTNLAGNSAMSLPCGLAPEDGLPVGLQIIAPAMKDDRLYKVGAAVEAAFTARWGHPLLEEAPSL